One genomic region from Cellulomonas fengjieae encodes:
- the folP gene encoding dihydropteroate synthase, whose protein sequence is MGVGAGRGTVNLPPAGAALRLRGRWFGADRPVVMAVVNRTPDSFYAAARYDDASADEAVARAVDDGADIVDLGGVRAGRGPRVDAAEEIARVVPLVRRVRARHPDLVVSIDTWRAQVARAAADEGADLVNDTWAGHDPALMEVAAERGLGIVCTHTGGARPRTDPFRVEYPPGDGDPLDGVLDDVVRTVSAAAARAVGLGIDPASVLVDPTHDFGKNTWHSLHLVRRTEALVALGFPVLMALSRKDFVGESLDLPAEERLEGTLAATTLAAWLGARVFRAHDVRATRRTLDMVATLRGDRPPARAVRGLA, encoded by the coding sequence GTGGGAGTCGGCGCGGGACGCGGCACGGTGAACCTGCCGCCCGCCGGCGCCGCGCTGCGCCTGCGCGGGCGCTGGTTCGGCGCCGACCGCCCCGTCGTCATGGCGGTGGTCAACCGGACGCCCGACTCGTTCTACGCGGCCGCCCGCTACGACGACGCCTCCGCGGACGAGGCGGTGGCCCGCGCGGTCGACGACGGCGCGGACATCGTCGACCTGGGCGGGGTCCGCGCCGGGCGGGGCCCCCGGGTCGACGCCGCGGAGGAGATCGCCCGGGTGGTCCCGCTGGTGCGGCGCGTCCGCGCACGCCACCCCGACCTGGTGGTCAGCATCGACACCTGGCGCGCGCAGGTGGCCCGGGCGGCCGCCGACGAGGGGGCCGACCTGGTCAACGACACCTGGGCCGGGCACGACCCCGCGCTGATGGAGGTGGCGGCCGAGCGCGGCCTGGGCATCGTGTGCACGCACACCGGCGGCGCCCGTCCGCGCACCGACCCGTTCCGGGTCGAGTACCCGCCGGGCGACGGCGACCCGCTGGACGGCGTGCTCGACGACGTCGTCCGCACGGTCAGCGCGGCCGCGGCCCGGGCGGTGGGCCTCGGCATCGACCCCGCGAGCGTCCTGGTGGACCCGACGCACGACTTCGGCAAGAACACGTGGCACTCGCTGCACCTGGTCCGGCGCACCGAGGCGCTCGTGGCGCTCGGCTTCCCGGTGCTGATGGCGCTGTCGCGCAAGGACTTCGTCGGGGAGAGCCTCGACCTGCCGGCCGAGGAACGGCTCGAGGGCACCCTCGCCGCGACCACCCTCGCCGCATGGCTGGGCGCGAGGGTGTTCCGGGCGCACGACGTGCGCGCGACCCGGCGGACCCTCGACATGGTCGCCACCCTCCGCGGGGACCGCCCGCCCGCCCGGGCCGTGCGAGGGCTGGCGTGA
- a CDS encoding DUF3117 domain-containing protein, giving the protein MAAMKPRTGDGPLEVTKEGRGIVMRVPLEGGGRLVVELNATEAAELGEALTSVVS; this is encoded by the coding sequence ATGGCCGCGATGAAGCCGAGGACCGGTGACGGCCCGCTCGAGGTCACGAAGGAGGGACGCGGCATCGTGATGCGCGTTCCGCTCGAGGGCGGTGGACGGCTGGTGGTCGAGCTCAACGCGACCGAGGCCGCGGAGCTGGGTGAGGCTCTGACGTCCGTCGTCAGCTGA
- a CDS encoding leucyl aminopeptidase family protein, with amino-acid sequence MARTSSRASIGRTPPAVTVDGGSITTTTLLTDGSTDAVAVPVAPPRDGDDALRPLQGTAEAAARYGVDLAEIGDRAGLSGAAGEIYVLQLPRPVGSSVTLPWSGLPPRLVLVGVGSGRPADLRRAGAALARSTRGLRRVVTTLGAEAHQDDSAAATCARAVAEGYLLAAYVPQTSATQDSSPRDAAELVLLGRDGTRATAAVAEGRTAATATWLVRDLAATPASTKTPAWLADQAKRLATKAGLEVVVRSPRELAAEGFGGILAVGAGSASSPRLVTVSYTPPTAGGRHVVVVGKGITFDTGGLSIKPREAMVPMKTDMTGAAVALATVLGAAAAGVAHRVTAVLPLAENHFGGASYRPGDVLTMWGGTTVEIANTDAEGRLVLADALAWADATLDPDVLIDVATLTGAATLGLGKQHAALYSADEELATALAAAGDASGELAWHMPLVEEYEEAVESQIADLRHVPVDKHIGGGSITAALFLRHFVGSRRWAHLDIAGPARATSDKHEVTEGATGFGARLLLRYLEQLR; translated from the coding sequence ATGGCACGGACCAGCTCGAGAGCGTCGATCGGTCGCACGCCCCCCGCGGTGACGGTCGACGGCGGCAGCATCACCACCACGACGCTGCTCACCGACGGCTCCACCGACGCCGTCGCCGTCCCCGTCGCGCCGCCGCGCGACGGGGACGACGCGTTGCGTCCCCTGCAGGGCACCGCCGAGGCGGCGGCACGCTACGGCGTCGACCTCGCGGAGATCGGTGATCGCGCCGGGCTGAGCGGTGCGGCCGGGGAGATCTACGTCCTGCAGCTGCCGCGCCCGGTCGGGTCCTCCGTGACGCTGCCGTGGTCGGGACTGCCGCCGAGGCTCGTGCTCGTGGGCGTCGGCTCCGGCCGACCCGCTGACCTGCGTCGCGCCGGTGCCGCACTCGCGCGGTCGACCCGCGGTCTCCGCCGGGTCGTGACCACCCTCGGTGCGGAGGCGCACCAGGACGACTCGGCCGCCGCCACGTGCGCCCGAGCCGTGGCCGAGGGCTACCTGCTCGCCGCGTACGTGCCGCAGACGTCCGCCACCCAGGACTCGTCGCCTCGCGATGCGGCCGAGCTCGTGCTGCTCGGCCGAGACGGGACCCGGGCCACCGCCGCCGTCGCCGAGGGCCGCACTGCCGCCACCGCGACGTGGCTGGTCCGCGACCTGGCCGCCACCCCGGCGAGCACCAAGACGCCCGCCTGGCTCGCCGACCAGGCCAAGCGGCTCGCGACCAAGGCCGGCCTCGAGGTCGTCGTCCGGAGCCCGCGCGAGCTCGCGGCGGAGGGCTTCGGCGGGATCCTCGCGGTGGGCGCCGGATCGGCGTCCTCGCCGCGGTTGGTGACCGTCTCCTACACGCCGCCGACCGCCGGCGGCCGGCACGTCGTGGTCGTCGGCAAGGGCATCACGTTCGACACGGGCGGCCTCTCGATCAAGCCGCGCGAGGCCATGGTCCCGATGAAGACCGACATGACCGGTGCCGCGGTCGCGCTGGCCACCGTGCTGGGTGCCGCTGCCGCGGGCGTCGCGCACCGGGTCACGGCCGTGCTGCCCCTGGCGGAGAACCACTTCGGTGGTGCCTCGTACCGGCCGGGTGACGTGCTGACGATGTGGGGCGGCACCACCGTCGAGATCGCCAACACCGACGCCGAGGGTCGCCTCGTCCTCGCCGACGCGCTGGCCTGGGCCGACGCGACGCTCGACCCCGACGTGCTCATCGACGTCGCCACCCTGACCGGCGCCGCGACCCTCGGGCTCGGCAAGCAGCACGCCGCGCTGTACAGCGCCGACGAGGAGCTCGCGACCGCGCTGGCCGCGGCCGGCGACGCGTCCGGCGAGCTCGCCTGGCACATGCCGTTGGTCGAGGAGTACGAGGAGGCGGTGGAGTCGCAGATCGCCGACCTGCGCCATGTCCCGGTGGACAAGCACATCGGTGGCGGCTCGATCACCGCCGCCCTGTTCCTGCGGCACTTCGTGGGATCCCGCCGGTGGGCGCACCTCGACATCGCTGGTCCCGCCCGCGCGACGTCGGACAAGCACGAGGTCACCGAGGGCGCGACCGGCTTCGGCGCCCGCCTCCTGCTGCGGTACCTCGAACAGCTGCGCTGA
- a CDS encoding class I SAM-dependent methyltransferase: MTDPANFYTGLVVQAYSALKAQTFDPAPYAAFVRSHGQPGLEVGCGAGQPLLELVSNGLDVDGVDSSPDMIEQARTAARQQGLDVRLHVARMEQMDLGRQYRSIYLAGPTFQLLPDDEVALRALEAFRRHLAPGGTLMVPLWVAGPTPAEQLGAAREAVDDSGAVLRYTPVSEVYDPATRTRRTAVTYERVPTTGPRERVDREWVIHWQTLRTITELASQAGLTVRNVEPPSAAGDADLGAEFTVFLTHA, translated from the coding sequence ATGACCGATCCCGCGAACTTCTACACCGGTCTCGTCGTTCAGGCCTACTCGGCACTCAAGGCCCAGACGTTCGATCCCGCCCCGTACGCCGCGTTCGTCCGATCGCACGGGCAGCCTGGTCTGGAAGTCGGGTGCGGCGCCGGTCAGCCCCTGCTCGAGCTGGTCAGCAACGGGCTCGACGTCGACGGCGTCGACTCCTCGCCCGACATGATCGAGCAGGCGCGGACGGCGGCCCGACAGCAAGGGCTGGATGTCAGGCTCCACGTGGCGCGGATGGAACAGATGGACCTCGGCCGGCAGTACCGGTCGATCTACCTGGCCGGGCCGACCTTCCAGCTGCTCCCCGATGACGAGGTGGCCCTCCGTGCGCTCGAGGCGTTCCGCCGCCACCTCGCGCCAGGCGGCACCCTGATGGTCCCCCTGTGGGTTGCCGGGCCTACGCCCGCCGAGCAGCTCGGAGCAGCCCGCGAGGCCGTCGACGACTCCGGCGCAGTCCTGCGCTACACCCCCGTGTCCGAGGTCTACGACCCGGCAACGCGTACTCGGCGCACTGCCGTTACTTACGAACGGGTCCCCACCACCGGTCCGCGAGAGCGGGTCGACCGGGAGTGGGTGATCCACTGGCAGACCCTGAGAACCATCACCGAGCTCGCATCACAGGCTGGCTTGACGGTTCGGAACGTGGAGCCGCCGAGTGCCGCCGGTGACGCCGACCTCGGGGCGGAGTTCACCGTCTTCCTGACGCACGCGTAG
- a CDS encoding alpha/beta hydrolase family protein, with amino-acid sequence MTSLTSWRRTVATAALSASLLVGGIASPAGAADNPYQRGPEPTRASIQAARGPFAVSQTSLSRWLVSGFGGGTIYYPSDQSQGTFGAVVVAPGYTADQSSMAWLGPRIASQGFVVFTIDTSSRYDQPASRGDQLLAAADYLTQRSTVAGRIDATRVALMGHSMGGGGTLEAAKDRPSLKAVIPLTPWNIDKTWPEVVTPALVIGAQNDSVAAVTSHARPFYQSLPAATPRTYLELRGASHFAPNTSNTTIAENSIAWLKRFVDNDTRFTQFLCPAPSGTAFSAVSSSCPF; translated from the coding sequence GTGACATCTCTGACCTCATGGCGTCGCACCGTCGCCACCGCCGCACTGAGCGCCTCGCTCCTCGTCGGGGGCATCGCCAGCCCCGCCGGCGCCGCGGACAACCCGTACCAGCGTGGACCGGAACCGACCCGCGCCAGCATCCAGGCCGCTCGCGGCCCGTTCGCCGTCTCGCAGACCTCGCTCTCCCGGTGGCTCGTCTCCGGGTTCGGCGGCGGCACCATCTACTACCCCTCCGACCAGTCACAGGGCACGTTCGGCGCCGTGGTGGTCGCTCCGGGGTACACGGCCGACCAGTCGAGCATGGCCTGGCTCGGCCCGCGCATCGCCTCGCAGGGTTTCGTCGTGTTCACCATCGACACGTCGTCGCGCTATGACCAGCCCGCATCCCGCGGCGACCAGCTGCTTGCGGCCGCCGACTACCTGACCCAGCGCAGCACGGTCGCCGGCCGGATCGACGCCACCCGCGTCGCTCTCATGGGCCACTCGATGGGCGGCGGGGGGACCCTCGAGGCCGCCAAGGACCGCCCGTCCCTGAAGGCGGTGATCCCGCTGACCCCGTGGAACATCGACAAGACCTGGCCCGAGGTGGTCACACCCGCGCTCGTCATCGGCGCGCAGAACGACTCGGTCGCGGCCGTCACGTCGCACGCGCGACCGTTCTACCAGTCGCTGCCGGCGGCCACGCCGCGCACGTACCTCGAGCTGCGGGGAGCGAGCCACTTCGCGCCCAACACCTCGAACACGACGATCGCCGAGAACTCGATCGCCTGGCTCAAGCGGTTCGTCGACAACGACACCCGCTTCACGCAGTTCCTGTGCCCCGCGCCGTCCGGCACGGCGTTCTCCGCGGTCAGCTCGAGCTGCCCGTTCTGA
- a CDS encoding O-methyltransferase, protein MSTDKAQSWVYCEEFLPEDDILQRARERAAQLGCTPVLPGAGAALSVLAAAVAARAVVEIGTGAGVGSLYLLRGMPADGVLTTIDLEVEHQRAAKEAFVEEGVKPTRTRTISGRALDVLPRLTDGGYDLVFVDADKGSYAGYVEQAVRLLRRGGVLVVDNALWHDRVADPARRDETTTTIREVGRTVRADDRLLPSLLPVGDGLLVAVKR, encoded by the coding sequence GAGTTCCTGCCCGAGGACGACATCCTGCAGCGCGCCCGTGAGCGCGCCGCGCAGCTCGGGTGCACCCCGGTCCTGCCCGGTGCCGGAGCCGCGCTGAGCGTGCTCGCCGCGGCGGTCGCCGCGCGTGCCGTCGTCGAGATCGGCACCGGTGCCGGTGTGGGCTCGCTGTACCTCCTGCGCGGCATGCCCGCCGACGGCGTGCTCACGACGATCGACCTCGAGGTCGAGCACCAGCGTGCCGCCAAGGAGGCGTTCGTCGAGGAGGGCGTCAAGCCCACCCGGACCCGGACCATCTCGGGACGCGCCCTCGACGTGCTGCCGCGGCTGACCGACGGCGGCTACGACCTCGTGTTCGTCGACGCCGACAAGGGCAGCTACGCCGGGTACGTCGAGCAGGCCGTGCGGCTGCTGCGCCGTGGTGGCGTGCTGGTGGTCGACAACGCGCTGTGGCACGACCGCGTGGCCGACCCCGCGCGGCGCGACGAGACCACGACGACGATCCGCGAGGTGGGCCGGACCGTGCGGGCCGACGACCGGCTGCTCCCGTCGCTGCTGCCCGTGGGCGACGGCCTGCTGGTGGCAGTCAAGCGCTGA